A genomic region of Melanotaenia boesemani isolate fMelBoe1 chromosome 21, fMelBoe1.pri, whole genome shotgun sequence contains the following coding sequences:
- the LOC121632460 gene encoding NAD(P)H pyrophosphatase NUDT13, mitochondrial-like, which produces MAALLRPLRIFLSTNHCAATCRCSSFVSRMRLVNRLKEDDELCVAALQDGVFFLFHRLSPLLHRGNNGTFRPIPLTCSDLQSVLQRFGSDGSLLKASVLIGCSEQNQAQFCLDVGELDQACVAEACRGTFMDLRKAFFLLPAAESPLVAKGQALLRWHQTNRFCSATGQPTVRNQAGSQRVCSSNGSIIYYPKMSPVVIVLVSDGTRCLLGRQASFPPGLYSALAGFCDMGETLEEALCREVAEEVSLEVQSISYSSSQHWPFPHSSFMLGCHATVSPAHIQLDVDRSELEDARWFTLEEITCALQVKTPPRRGDPPTVWLPPQQAVANYLITEWWDRQRRSENSA; this is translated from the exons ATGGCGGCCCTGTTGAGACCCCTGAGGATCTTTCTCTCCACCAATCACTGCGCAGCGACCTGCCGCTGCTCAAGCTTTGTGTCCAGAATGAG GCTGGTGAACAGGCTAAAGGAGGACGATGAGTTGTGCGTTGCTGCCCTGCAGGACGGcgtcttcttcctgttccaccGTCTGAGTCCTCTGCTGCATCGCGGCAACAACGGAACCTTCAGGCCCATCCCGCTCACTTGCTCAG ATCTGCAGTCAGTCTTGCAGAGATTTGGTTCTGATGGGTCCCTGCTGAAGGCGTCggttctgattggctgttctGAACAGAACCAGGCTCAGTTCTGCCTGGATGTCG GAGAACTGGATCAGGCATGTGTAGCCGAGGCGTGTCGGGGAACCTTTATGGATCTGAGGAAAGCCTTCTTCCTTCTACCAGCAGCTGAGTCGCCTCTAGTAGCCAAG GGCCAGGCACTGCTGCGCTGGCATCAGACAAATAGGTTCTGCAGCGCTACCGGCCAGCCAACTGTCCGGAACCAGGCTGGCAGCCAGAGGGTCTGCAGCAGCAACGGGTCCATCATCTACTACCCGAAG ATGTCTCCGGTGGTTATCGTCCTGGTGTCTGATGGGACGCGCTGCCTGTTGGGCCGTCAGGCCTCTTTTCCACCAGGCCTCTACAGCGCTCTGGCAGGTTTCTGTGACATGG GTGAGACTCTGGAGGAGGCTCTGTGCAGGGAGGTGGCAGAGGAGGTTAGTCTGGAGGTCCAGAGCATCTCGTACAGTTCCTCGCAGCACTGGCCGTTCCCTCACAGCTCCTTCATGTTGGGCTGCCATGCCACCGTTAGCCCCGCCCACATTCAG CTGGACGTGGACCGCTCTGAGCTAGAGGACGCTCGCTGGTTCACTCTAGAGGAAATCACCTGCGCTCTCCAGGTGAAGACTCCACCCAGAAGAGGTGACCCCCCCACCGTCTGGCTGCCCCCCCAACAGGCCGTGGCCAATTACCTGATCACGGAGTGGTGGGACCGCCAGCGACGCAGCGAGAACTCAGCCTGA
- the LOC121632459 gene encoding zinc finger protein OZF-like: MSSSAALHTQLAAVMESLVHAAVAELQKLVEDSWAFRTGDSGNQTPQPATRQAESRKKMVQFAVVMETLGNEALGKILNIVDETRLQVERSSRKSQTRVLNILNNRHVELEHSYGVPHQSSHPDQACQTKAEAEETAEVPFVQAVTIKDEYGNVDLGAIAERARVEAAPPPSDLQQIPSGASGPPGSDLQNASWKFFSCSVCGKFFSSQSNLNSHHLVHTGEKPFSCSVCGRAFRQRQSVHSHMRTHTGERPFECAQCGKRFSTQAQLKTHSVVHTGEKPFGCDVCGRRFNLLQNLHRHAVTHTGDKMFVCSVCGKGFTRAVTLRTHQLIHTGQKPFKCTECPKTFRQAVNLKIHRRIHTGERPFSCGECGKTFSQQSSLISHGRTHSADKPFQCASCDKKFNNANSLKLHMRVHTGEKPYACDVCGKTFSQGSQLRTHKRHVHAGGKQFICDRCGKRYADQRNLKLHKCGYA; the protein is encoded by the exons ATGAGTTCCTCCGCGGCTCTGCACACGCAGCTGGCCGCGGTCATGGAGTCTCTGGTCCACGCTGCGGTGGCGGAGCTGCAGAAGCTGGTGGAGGACAGCTGGGCCTTCAGGACCGGAGACTCCGGAAATCAGACGCCTCAACCGGCCACGAGGCAGGCGGAGAGCCGGAAGAAGATG GTGCAGTTTGCTGTCGTCATGGAGACACTGGGGAACGAGGCTCTGGGGAAGATCCTGAACATTGTGGATGAGACccggctgcaggtggagaggagcagcaggaagtCACAGACCAGAGTCCTGAACATCCTCAACAACAGGCATGTAG AGCTGGAACATTCCTACGGAGTCCCACATCAGAGCTCCCACCCGGACCAAGCGTGTCAG ACCAAAGCGGAGGCGGAGGAGACGGCGGAGGTCCCGTTTGTCCAGGCAGTCACCATTAAAGATGAATATGGAAACGTGGACCTGGGCGCCATCGCGGAGC GAGCTCGTGTTGAAGCCGCTCCGCCGCCATCGGACCTGCAGCAGATCCCGTCTGGAGCATCTGGACCACCTGGTTCCGACCTGCAGAACGCCTCCTGGAAGTTCTTCTCCTGCTCGGTCTGCGGGAAGTTTTTCTCGTCTCAGAGCAACCTGAACTCCCACCACCTCGTCCACACCGGCGAGAAGCCGTTCTCCTGCAGCGTGTGCGGCCGAGCCTTCCGCCAGCGGCAGAGCGTGCACAgccacatgcgcacacacaccgGCGAGCGTCCGTTTGAGTGTGCGCAGTGTGGGAAGCGCTTCTCCACGCAGGCGCAGCTGAAGACGCACTCGGTGGTCCACACCGGGGAGAAGCCGTTCGGCTGCGACGTGTGCGGCCGCCGCTTCAACCTGCTGCAGAACCTGCACCGCCACGCCGTCACGCACACCGGCGACAAGATGTTCGTCTGCTCTGTCTGCGGGAAGGGCTTCACCCGGGCTGTCACGCTCCGGACACACCAGCTCATCCACACCGGACAGAAGCCCTTCAAGTGTACGGAGTGCCCCAAAACCTTCCGCCAGGCGGTGAACCTGAAGATCCACCGCCGCATCCACACCGGTGAGCGGCCCTTCAGCTGCGGCGAGTGCGGGAAGACGTTCAGCCAGCAGAGCAGCCTGATCTCGCACGGCCGCACGCACTCCGCCGACAAGCCATTCCAATGCGCCTCCTGCGACAAGAAGTTCAACAACGCCAACAGCCTCAAGCTGCACATGCGTGTGCACACGGGGGAGAAGCCGTACGCCTGCGACGTCTGCGGGAAGACCTTCAGCCAGGGCAGCCAGCTGAGGACGCACAAGCGGCATGTGCACGCGGGCGGGAAGCAGTTCATCTGCGACCGGTGCGGGAAGCGCTACGCCGACCAGCGCAACCTCAAGCTGCACAAGTGTGGCTACGCGTGA
- the LOC121632463 gene encoding uncharacterized protein LOC121632463 yields the protein MDGSRPPNGVWLLPDPESRRATDALPNTSRGATDALQNTRRTRYQTRAAGLRTRYQTRDGHVTKHEPQGYGRVTKHETDTLPNTSRRATDALQNTRRTRYQTRAAGLRTRYQTRAAGLRTRYKTGDGRVTKHEPRGYGRVTKHEPRGYGRVTKHEPRGYGRVTKQETDALPNMSRGATDALPNTSRGATDALPNTSRGATDALQNRRRTRYQT from the exons ATGGACGGAAGTCGACCTCCAAACGGCGTTTGGCTGCTGCCCGATCCTGAGAGCCGCAGGGCTACGGACGCGTTACCAAACACTAGCCGCGGGGCTACGGACGCGTTACAAAACACGAGACGGACACGTTACCAAACACGAGCCGCGGGGCTACGGACGCGTTACCAAACACGAGACGGACACGTTACCAAACACGAGCCGCAGGGCTACGGACGCGTTACAAAACACGAGACGGACACGTTACCAAACACGAGCCGCAGGGCTACGGACGCGTTACAAAACACGAGACGGACACGTTACCAAACACGAGCCGCGGGGCTACGGACGCGTTAC CAAACACGAGCCGCGGGGCTACGGACGCGTTACAAAACAGGAGACGGACGCGTTACCAAACATGAGCCGCGGGGCTACGGACGCGTTACCAAACACGAGCCGCGGGGCTACGGACGCGTTACAAAACACGAGCCGCGGGGCTACGGACGCGTTACAAAACAGGAGACGGACGCGTTACCAAACATGAGCCGCGGGGCTACGGACGCGTTACCAAACACGAGCCGCGGGGCTACGGACGCGTTACCAAACACGAGCCGCGGGGCTACGGACGCGTTACAAAACAGGAGACGGACGCGTTACCAAACATGA